The following are from one region of the Streptomyces fradiae genome:
- a CDS encoding LacI family DNA-binding transcriptional regulator, which yields MSTAAGRRRPATIHDVAREAGVSRGTVSRVLNGGHYVSPAAKAAVDAAIRRTGYVVNRHARSLITGKSDSVAFLLTEPQERFFEDPNFNVLLRGCTQALAAQDIPLLLMIAGTEDERRRNLRYIEAGHVDGVLLVSSHSGDPVVDRLHAAGVPVVACGKPLGQTARIGYVAADDRGGAQDMVRHLHATGRRRIATVTGPLDTPGGVERLAGYRETLAECGLPYDEDLVATGDYSRRGGEAAARLLLDRAPDLDAVFVASDLMALGVLDTLDRAGRRVPEDIAVGGFDDSPAALASRPSLTTLRQPWDRISAEMVRTLLARIAGEDPVTVILPTELVRRDSA from the coding sequence ATGAGCACAGCAGCCGGCAGGCGTCGCCCCGCGACGATCCACGACGTGGCGCGCGAGGCCGGTGTCTCACGCGGCACCGTCTCCCGTGTCCTCAACGGCGGGCACTACGTCAGCCCCGCCGCCAAGGCCGCCGTCGACGCGGCCATCCGCAGAACGGGCTATGTCGTCAACCGGCACGCCCGTTCCCTCATCACCGGAAAGTCCGACTCGGTGGCCTTCCTGCTCACCGAACCCCAGGAACGGTTCTTCGAGGACCCCAACTTCAACGTCCTGCTCCGCGGCTGCACCCAGGCGCTTGCCGCGCAGGACATCCCGCTCCTGCTGATGATCGCCGGCACCGAGGACGAACGCCGGCGCAACCTCCGCTACATCGAGGCGGGTCACGTCGACGGCGTCCTCCTCGTCTCCAGCCACTCCGGCGACCCGGTCGTCGACCGGCTCCACGCGGCCGGCGTCCCCGTCGTCGCCTGCGGCAAACCGCTCGGGCAGACCGCCAGGATCGGCTACGTCGCCGCCGACGACCGCGGCGGCGCCCAGGACATGGTGCGCCACCTCCACGCGACCGGCCGCCGCCGCATCGCCACCGTCACCGGCCCGCTCGACACGCCCGGCGGCGTCGAACGCCTCGCCGGGTACCGCGAGACCCTCGCCGAGTGCGGACTCCCGTACGACGAGGACCTCGTCGCCACCGGCGACTACAGCCGCCGGGGCGGCGAGGCGGCCGCCCGGCTGCTCCTCGACCGGGCCCCGGACCTCGACGCCGTCTTCGTCGCCTCCGACCTGATGGCCCTCGGCGTCCTGGACACCCTCGACCGGGCCGGCCGCCGCGTCCCCGAGGACATCGCGGTCGGCGGCTTCGACGACTCCCCGGCCGCCCTCGCCTCCCGCCCCTCGCTCACCACCCTCCGTCAGCCCTGGGACCGCATCAGCGCGGAGATGGTCCGCACCCTCCTCGCCCGCATAGCGGGGGAGGACCCGGTCACGGTGATCCTCCCGACGGAACTGGTGCGGCGGGACTCGGCCTGA
- a CDS encoding esterase-like activity of phytase family protein produces MRASLTRRACAAALLLTSTLTPAAVAAARPADPVRPVERAAQARLLGEKIVPYKLDFQGTTVGGLSGVDRDRCTGEYVFISDDRSALQPARFYTARVDVDAEGVHSVDFTGTHPLLQPDGSVYPSPSLGDGKAVDPEEIRVDPRRCDYWWAQEGDRPSAAGAPVIQPSIQSASPTGDYLGSLRLPSNYQITDERGPRRNQSIEAITFGDRGRVLTSAVEGPLLQDGPVPDTEHGALVRVTQQTRTGRVLGQFAYPIEKIFAVNDPNSPWGPDTGVPSILAFPDDPDRYLVLERTWVAGAGYKIRVFDATTRGATDVRSTDSLAGPDGENVVPMRKTLVADFHTLGLSTVDNTEGMTWGPVLPSGERSLILVSDDNFVDDAVTQIVALAIR; encoded by the coding sequence ATGCGAGCCTCCCTGACGCGCCGTGCGTGCGCCGCAGCCCTGCTTCTGACCTCCACCCTCACCCCCGCGGCGGTCGCCGCCGCTCGACCCGCCGATCCCGTCCGGCCGGTGGAGCGTGCGGCGCAGGCCCGCCTGCTCGGCGAGAAGATCGTCCCGTACAAGCTGGACTTCCAGGGCACGACGGTCGGCGGCCTCTCCGGCGTCGACCGCGACCGCTGCACCGGCGAGTACGTGTTCATCAGCGACGACCGCTCGGCCCTCCAGCCCGCCCGCTTCTACACGGCCAGGGTGGACGTGGACGCCGAGGGCGTGCACTCCGTCGACTTCACCGGCACCCACCCGTTGCTTCAGCCGGACGGCTCGGTCTATCCGTCCCCGTCCCTCGGGGACGGCAAGGCCGTCGACCCGGAGGAGATCCGGGTCGACCCGCGCCGCTGCGACTACTGGTGGGCGCAGGAGGGCGACCGGCCGTCGGCGGCCGGGGCGCCGGTGATCCAGCCGTCCATCCAGTCCGCCTCACCCACCGGTGACTATCTCGGCAGCCTGCGACTGCCGTCGAACTACCAGATCACCGACGAGCGCGGACCGCGCCGGAACCAGTCGATCGAGGCGATCACCTTCGGCGACCGGGGCCGGGTGCTGACCAGCGCGGTCGAGGGCCCGCTCCTCCAGGACGGCCCGGTGCCCGACACCGAGCACGGCGCGCTCGTCCGGGTCACGCAGCAGACCCGCACCGGCCGGGTGCTCGGGCAGTTCGCGTACCCGATCGAGAAGATCTTCGCCGTGAACGACCCGAACAGCCCGTGGGGCCCCGACACCGGCGTCCCGTCGATCCTCGCCTTCCCCGACGACCCCGACCGCTACCTCGTGCTCGAACGCACCTGGGTCGCCGGCGCCGGCTACAAGATCCGCGTCTTCGACGCCACCACCCGCGGGGCGACCGACGTACGGTCGACGGACTCCCTGGCCGGACCGGACGGGGAGAACGTGGTGCCGATGCGCAAGACGCTCGTCGCGGACTTCCACACCCTGGGCCTGTCCACCGTCGACAACACCGAGGGCATGACCTGGGGGCCGGTCCTGCCGTCCGGCGAGCGGTCGCTGATCCTGGTGAGCGACGACAACTTCGTCGACGACGCGGTGACGCAGATCGTCGCCCTGGCCATCCGCTGA
- a CDS encoding DUF4246 domain-containing protein encodes MTGLTAFPLPFHASRSLAFATPRTLRELQMMECSAHIRAKPGWFDKMKDAGIVARWTREAVDQGLTEAQIRYVLDELAHYAALRDGRSGIEVSAVDGVWQSDGLVDDKLRDRLREAVRVLEEVPEAERDWHPGSGNQVLDLVHPSLFCLVKGVSGEPERAWQNPTNQYSKYEFSEKFQWLPTDVDVHEDGEVAFRSYVNNVHPETHHELAAVLPDLFACVRPLFENVLTDLRHPRPVRIKADPFGWYGDSEPEYPDRASFSDNDAYAEARSAWDEAMDAWWENRSPIVPDAPVFTPPELPEDSARVDLRGRRLQVIVKLATIHLTPDQPEYNGGSWHVEGMLNERIVSTGIYYWDSENITESRLSFRAALDDPYYEQNDDDGLREVYGLEDEDALNQPLGSAATPEGRCLAFPNVLQHRVGSFRLADPSRPGHRKILAFFLVDPSERIVSTSDVPPQQPWSETSTMTLAQAREYREQLMQERKFFVDEHNEQLFERAFSLCEH; translated from the coding sequence TTGACCGGCCTGACCGCTTTCCCGCTGCCCTTTCACGCGTCCCGTTCCCTGGCGTTCGCGACACCCCGGACGCTGCGGGAACTTCAGATGATGGAATGCAGCGCGCACATACGGGCGAAGCCCGGCTGGTTCGACAAGATGAAGGACGCCGGCATCGTCGCCAGGTGGACGCGGGAGGCGGTCGACCAGGGCCTCACCGAGGCGCAGATTCGTTACGTGCTCGACGAACTCGCGCACTACGCGGCGCTCCGGGACGGGCGCAGCGGCATCGAGGTGTCCGCCGTCGACGGGGTGTGGCAGTCGGACGGGCTGGTCGACGACAAGCTCAGGGACCGGCTGCGCGAGGCGGTGCGGGTGCTTGAGGAGGTGCCCGAGGCGGAGCGGGACTGGCATCCCGGATCCGGGAACCAGGTCCTCGATCTGGTGCATCCCTCGCTGTTCTGCCTGGTCAAGGGGGTGAGCGGCGAGCCGGAGCGGGCGTGGCAGAACCCGACGAACCAGTATTCCAAGTACGAATTCTCGGAGAAGTTCCAGTGGCTGCCGACGGACGTCGACGTCCACGAGGACGGCGAGGTCGCCTTCCGTTCGTACGTGAACAACGTGCACCCCGAGACCCATCACGAACTGGCCGCCGTCCTGCCGGACCTGTTCGCGTGCGTGCGTCCGCTGTTCGAGAACGTGCTCACCGATCTGCGGCATCCGCGGCCGGTGCGGATCAAGGCCGATCCGTTCGGGTGGTACGGGGACTCGGAGCCGGAGTATCCGGACCGGGCCTCCTTCAGTGACAACGACGCCTACGCGGAGGCCCGGAGCGCCTGGGACGAGGCGATGGACGCCTGGTGGGAGAACCGCAGCCCGATCGTGCCGGACGCCCCGGTCTTCACCCCGCCCGAGCTGCCCGAGGACTCCGCCCGGGTCGACCTGCGCGGCCGCCGCCTTCAGGTCATCGTCAAGCTCGCCACGATTCATCTCACCCCGGATCAGCCGGAGTACAACGGCGGTTCCTGGCATGTCGAGGGGATGCTGAACGAGCGGATCGTGTCGACCGGGATCTATTACTGGGACAGCGAGAACATCACCGAGAGCCGGCTGAGTTTCCGGGCCGCGCTCGACGACCCGTACTACGAGCAGAACGACGACGACGGTCTGCGCGAGGTCTACGGCCTGGAGGACGAGGACGCGCTGAACCAGCCGCTCGGGTCGGCGGCGACCCCGGAGGGCCGCTGCCTGGCGTTCCCGAACGTGCTGCAGCACCGGGTCGGCTCGTTCCGCCTCGCGGACCCGAGCCGCCCGGGGCATCGCAAGATTCTCGCGTTCTTCCTGGTCGACCCGTCGGAGAGGATCGTCTCGACCTCCGACGTGCCGCCGCAGCAGCCCTGGTCCGAGACCTCGACCATGACGCTCGCACAGGCCAGGGAGTACCGCGAACAGCTCATGCAGGAGCGCAAGTTCTTCGTGGACGAGCACAACGAGCAGCTCTTCGAGCGGGCGTTCTCACTCTGCGAGCACTAG
- a CDS encoding glycerol-3-phosphate dehydrogenase/oxidase — MNPVNPTSGTALPGSSLNAERRRRELDRLADGEVVDVLVVGLGATGAGVALDAATRGLSVAAIDAHDLAFGTSRWSSKLIHGGLRYLASGQLDVAHESAVERGILMERTAPHLVRAQPFVLPLTPLVSRGQAALARAGFAAGDLLRVGARTSRRTLPQPRTLSAVETRHLAPALRPVGLRGGLLSWDGKLSDDARLVTAIARTAAAYGARVLTRARALELHGDGALVRDETTGQELRVRARTVVNAAGVWAGGLIDDVRLRPSRGTHLVLRSETLGRLSAGLHIPIPGETNRFVLVLPQGDGRVYVGLTDEPVDGDIPDVPEVPETDIGFLLDVLGSALDVTVHRSDVVGAFAGLRPLLDTRDAEGRTADISRKHAVLTSPDGIVTVVGGKLTTYRRMAQDAVHAAVAVRGLTAGPCRTASLPLVGAAHPQTLAGLDVPPRLVQRYGSEAPAVHALGLEDPALAEPVVPGHPVTGAELVWAVRHEGALDTADLLDRRTRIGVVPEDRARAEEAARDALARTAAQAR, encoded by the coding sequence ATGAACCCCGTGAACCCCACGAGCGGCACCGCCCTGCCCGGCTCCTCGCTGAACGCCGAGCGGCGGCGGCGCGAACTGGACCGGCTCGCCGACGGCGAGGTCGTCGACGTGCTCGTCGTCGGGCTCGGCGCCACCGGAGCCGGAGTCGCCCTCGACGCCGCCACCCGCGGACTGAGCGTCGCCGCGATCGACGCCCACGACCTCGCCTTCGGCACCTCCCGCTGGAGCTCCAAGCTCATCCACGGCGGACTGCGCTACCTCGCGTCCGGGCAGCTCGACGTCGCCCACGAGAGCGCCGTCGAGCGCGGCATCCTGATGGAACGCACCGCCCCCCACCTGGTTCGCGCCCAGCCCTTCGTGCTCCCCCTCACCCCGCTCGTCAGCCGCGGCCAGGCCGCCCTCGCCCGCGCCGGATTCGCCGCGGGCGACCTGCTGCGGGTCGGCGCCCGCACCTCGCGCCGCACGCTGCCGCAGCCGCGCACGCTGTCCGCCGTCGAGACCCGCCACCTCGCCCCCGCCCTGCGCCCCGTCGGGCTGCGCGGCGGCCTGCTCTCCTGGGACGGCAAGCTCTCCGACGACGCGCGCCTGGTCACCGCGATCGCCCGCACCGCGGCCGCGTACGGTGCCCGTGTCCTCACCCGCGCCCGGGCCCTCGAACTCCACGGCGACGGCGCGCTGGTACGCGACGAGACCACCGGCCAGGAGCTCCGCGTCCGCGCCCGTACGGTCGTCAACGCGGCCGGGGTCTGGGCGGGCGGCCTCATCGACGACGTACGGTTGCGGCCCTCGCGCGGCACCCATCTCGTCCTGCGCTCCGAGACCCTGGGCCGGCTCTCCGCAGGACTGCACATCCCGATCCCCGGCGAGACGAACCGCTTCGTCCTGGTCCTTCCCCAGGGCGACGGACGGGTGTACGTCGGCCTCACCGACGAGCCCGTCGACGGCGACATCCCCGACGTGCCGGAGGTCCCCGAGACGGACATCGGCTTCCTGCTCGACGTGCTCGGCTCCGCCCTCGACGTCACGGTCCACCGCTCCGACGTGGTCGGGGCCTTCGCCGGACTGCGGCCGCTGCTCGACACCCGGGACGCGGAGGGCCGCACCGCCGACATCTCGCGCAAGCACGCCGTGCTCACGTCGCCCGACGGCATCGTCACCGTCGTCGGCGGCAAACTGACCACCTATCGCCGCATGGCCCAGGACGCCGTCCACGCGGCCGTCGCCGTCCGCGGCCTGACCGCCGGCCCCTGCCGCACCGCGTCCCTCCCGCTCGTCGGCGCGGCCCACCCGCAGACCCTCGCCGGTCTCGACGTCCCGCCCCGCCTCGTCCAGCGCTACGGCTCCGAGGCCCCGGCCGTCCACGCCCTCGGGCTCGAAGACCCCGCCCTCGCCGAGCCCGTCGTCCCCGGCCACCCGGTCACGGGCGCCGAACTGGTGTGGGCGGTCCGTCACGAAGGCGCCCTCGACACCGCCGACCTCCTCGACCGGCGCACCCGCATCGGCGTCGTCCCGGAGGACCGCGCCCGCGCCGAAGAAGCGGCCCGGGACGCCCTCGCCCGTACGGCGGCCCAGGCGCGTTGA
- a CDS encoding TetR/AcrR family transcriptional regulator → MTPIRHNHADADPVLDAARDCVLAVGVRRTTLTDVARRAGVSRMTLYRRWPDVRTLVGDLMTREWIAVAAGAMPPPDDDRPERARIVEGLVAGVAAFRSHPLFRKILDVDPELLLPYVLDRRGASQDALLGLLLTALEEGHEDGSVRRAHPDLQARSLLLVVQSFTLSLRTMADESDPELSEAAFLEELRTLLERTLTP, encoded by the coding sequence ATGACGCCCATTCGTCACAACCATGCGGACGCGGATCCCGTACTCGACGCGGCACGGGACTGCGTGCTCGCCGTCGGCGTACGCCGGACCACCCTCACCGACGTCGCCCGGCGGGCCGGCGTGTCCCGGATGACGCTGTACCGGCGCTGGCCCGACGTGCGGACCCTCGTCGGCGACCTGATGACCCGTGAATGGATCGCGGTCGCCGCCGGCGCCATGCCGCCCCCCGACGACGACCGGCCCGAACGGGCCCGGATCGTCGAGGGGTTGGTGGCGGGAGTCGCCGCGTTCCGGTCCCATCCGCTGTTCCGGAAGATCCTCGACGTCGACCCCGAGCTGCTGCTGCCGTACGTCCTCGACCGGCGCGGCGCCAGCCAGGACGCCCTGCTCGGACTCCTCCTCACCGCGCTTGAGGAAGGACACGAGGACGGTTCCGTACGCCGCGCCCACCCCGACCTGCAGGCCCGGTCCCTGCTGCTCGTCGTCCAGTCCTTCACGCTCTCGCTGCGCACCATGGCCGACGAGAGCGATCCCGAACTGAGCGAAGCCGCCTTCCTCGAAGAGCTGCGCACCCTCCTTGAGAGGACCCTCACGCCATGA
- a CDS encoding FAD-binding oxidoreductase, whose protein sequence is MDMLWSGWGDPAKAAPLPDSVTGLLRDLLGVTPRESGPADLADIDVPAPALTGEARGALSAAVAAPDGLRDDAESRIRHTRGKSTPDLLRIRAGEVDDIPAAVVLPGSHDEVLAVLRACADHSLSAVPFGGGTSVVGGLAPTTKRPVVALDLRRLDQLLAVDEVSRTATLQPGLRGPRAEELLNEQGWTLGHFPQSFEWATVGGFAAARSSGQASAGYGRFDEMVLGLTVATPEGTLSTGRAPRSAAGPDLRQLILGSEGALGVITSVTVRIRPLPPKRIYEGWRFASFEAGTAALRRLAQDGPRPTVLRLSDESETFIGLAQPDAIGSAALPENPGCMAIVGFEGTEADTAARRAAAREVLLACDGEFIGEEPGDKWEHGRYNAPYLRDALLDAGAFAETLETAAFWSAIPGLYTAVRDALTSTLTEAGTPPLVMCHISHTYENGASLYFTVVSAQGEDAVAHWAPVKSAANDAILAAGGTISHHHGVGTDHRDWYAREVGPLGIRMLQAVKAEVDPSGVLSPGVLIPVR, encoded by the coding sequence GTGGACATGTTGTGGAGCGGCTGGGGCGACCCGGCCAAGGCGGCGCCCCTGCCCGACTCGGTGACCGGCCTGCTGCGGGACCTGCTCGGCGTCACGCCGCGTGAGAGCGGCCCCGCCGACCTCGCCGACATCGACGTGCCCGCCCCGGCGCTGACCGGCGAGGCGAGGGGAGCGCTGAGCGCCGCCGTCGCCGCACCCGACGGCCTGCGGGACGACGCGGAGAGCCGCATCCGGCACACCCGAGGCAAGTCGACCCCCGACCTGCTGCGCATCCGCGCCGGCGAGGTCGACGACATCCCCGCCGCCGTCGTGCTCCCCGGCAGCCACGACGAGGTCCTCGCCGTCCTGCGGGCCTGCGCGGACCACAGCCTGTCCGCCGTCCCGTTCGGCGGCGGCACCTCCGTCGTCGGCGGCCTCGCGCCCACCACGAAGCGGCCCGTCGTCGCGCTCGACCTGCGGCGGCTCGACCAGCTGCTCGCCGTCGACGAGGTGTCGCGCACCGCCACCCTGCAGCCCGGCCTGCGCGGCCCGCGGGCCGAGGAGCTGCTCAACGAGCAGGGCTGGACGCTCGGCCACTTCCCGCAGTCCTTCGAATGGGCGACCGTCGGCGGCTTCGCCGCGGCCCGCTCCAGCGGCCAGGCCTCGGCCGGCTACGGCCGCTTCGACGAGATGGTCCTCGGCCTGACGGTCGCCACCCCCGAGGGCACCCTGTCGACCGGCCGGGCCCCGCGCTCCGCCGCCGGCCCCGACCTGCGCCAGCTGATCCTCGGCTCCGAAGGCGCCCTCGGCGTGATCACCTCGGTGACCGTACGCATCCGGCCGCTGCCGCCGAAGCGGATCTACGAAGGCTGGCGCTTCGCCTCCTTCGAGGCCGGCACGGCGGCCCTGCGCCGCCTCGCCCAGGACGGCCCGCGCCCCACGGTGCTGCGCCTGTCGGACGAGTCCGAGACCTTCATCGGCCTCGCACAGCCGGACGCCATCGGCAGCGCCGCACTCCCGGAGAACCCCGGCTGCATGGCCATCGTCGGCTTCGAGGGCACCGAGGCCGACACGGCCGCCCGCCGCGCCGCCGCCCGTGAGGTCCTCCTGGCCTGCGACGGCGAGTTCATCGGCGAGGAGCCCGGCGACAAGTGGGAGCACGGCCGCTACAACGCGCCCTACCTGCGGGACGCGCTGCTCGACGCCGGCGCGTTCGCCGAGACGCTGGAGACGGCCGCCTTCTGGTCCGCGATCCCCGGCCTGTACACGGCCGTACGGGACGCGCTGACCAGCACCCTCACCGAGGCCGGGACCCCGCCGCTGGTCATGTGCCACATCTCGCACACGTACGAGAACGGCGCCTCGCTCTACTTCACCGTCGTCTCCGCGCAGGGCGAGGACGCCGTCGCGCACTGGGCGCCGGTGAAGAGCGCGGCGAACGACGCGATCCTGGCGGCCGGCGGCACCATCAGCCACCACCACGGCGTCGGCACCGACCACCGCGACTGGTACGCCCGCGAGGTCGGCCCCCTCGGCATCCGTATGCTCCAGGCGGTCAAGGCCGAGGTCGACCCGTCCGGAGTGCTGAGCCCCGGGGTCCTGATCCCCGTCCGCTGA
- a CDS encoding diacylglycerol kinase family protein — MRQFTAVVNPTAGGSSGTASLLPVARLLREAGARLDTVYSRSLEHAQELARDAGGKGHIVLAVGGDGMAGTVGGALSGTDTVFGLVPAGRGNDFARALGLPTDAPGLAKVLLDAVPRAVDTIRVESARHHGICVLGSVYAGVDAVANRHANASRLLRGAASYYAGGLRAVLAWKPAAYRITIDGVRHERTGYTVVAANSGFYGFGRNVAPGARVDDGLLDVVVIKEAPKRLFFAMMNELKTGAHVKRPQIEILRGEEIRIEADRPLPYGADGEVDATLPVTLRAMPAALRVLAPDHPR, encoded by the coding sequence ATGCGACAGTTCACCGCCGTCGTCAACCCCACCGCCGGGGGCTCCAGCGGCACGGCGAGCCTGCTCCCGGTGGCCCGGCTGCTGCGGGAGGCGGGCGCGCGGCTCGACACCGTCTACAGCCGCAGCCTGGAACACGCCCAGGAACTCGCCCGGGACGCCGGAGGGAAGGGCCACATCGTGCTTGCCGTCGGGGGCGACGGCATGGCCGGCACCGTCGGCGGCGCGCTCAGCGGCACGGACACCGTCTTCGGCCTGGTTCCCGCGGGCCGCGGGAACGACTTCGCGCGCGCCCTGGGGCTTCCCACCGACGCCCCGGGCCTGGCGAAGGTGCTGCTCGACGCCGTACCGCGGGCCGTCGACACCATCCGGGTGGAGTCCGCCCGGCACCACGGGATCTGCGTCCTCGGCAGCGTGTACGCGGGCGTCGACGCGGTGGCCAACCGCCACGCCAACGCCTCCCGGCTGCTGCGCGGCGCGGCCTCCTACTACGCCGGCGGCCTCCGGGCGGTCCTCGCCTGGAAGCCCGCCGCGTACCGCATCACGATCGACGGCGTCCGGCACGAGCGCACCGGCTACACCGTCGTCGCGGCCAACTCCGGCTTCTACGGATTCGGGCGGAACGTCGCACCGGGCGCGCGGGTCGACGACGGCCTCCTGGACGTCGTGGTGATCAAGGAGGCGCCCAAGCGTCTCTTCTTCGCCATGATGAACGAGCTGAAGACGGGCGCGCACGTGAAGCGTCCGCAGATCGAGATCCTGCGCGGCGAGGAGATCCGCATCGAAGCCGACCGCCCCCTCCCGTACGGCGCGGACGGCGAGGTCGACGCGACCCTGCCGGTCACCCTCAGGGCGATGCCCGCGGCCCTCCGCGTACTGGCGCCCGACCACCCCCGCTAG
- a CDS encoding FKBP-type peptidyl-prolyl cis-trans isomerase, with protein MSEPTKPEVAVPEGDAPTELTVRDLVVGDGAEVKPGMVVRVHYVGVTFESGKEFDASWDRGEPFKFALGAGRVIKGWDRGVRGMRLGGRREIIVPPRLGYGNQSPTPLIPAGSTLVFVVDLVDVYSRTTGWSKP; from the coding sequence ATGAGTGAACCGACGAAGCCCGAAGTCGCCGTTCCGGAGGGTGACGCTCCCACCGAGCTGACCGTCCGGGACCTGGTCGTCGGGGACGGGGCCGAGGTGAAGCCGGGCATGGTGGTCAGGGTGCACTATGTCGGGGTGACCTTCGAGTCCGGGAAGGAGTTCGACGCCTCCTGGGACCGCGGCGAGCCGTTCAAGTTCGCGCTCGGGGCCGGCCGGGTGATCAAGGGCTGGGACCGCGGGGTGCGGGGCATGCGGCTCGGCGGCCGGCGCGAGATCATCGTCCCGCCGCGTCTCGGTTACGGGAATCAGTCGCCCACGCCCTTGATCCCGGCCGGCTCGACGCTGGTCTTCGTGGTGGACCTGGTCGACGTGTACTCCCGCACCACCGGGTGGAGCAAGCCCTAG
- a CDS encoding SpoIIE family protein phosphatase, with protein sequence MNGGKGRRRLAARASAGRGAGSHRTAAARRRLGRTGGEVPLDRLTTRGRLAWLNSAGSRIGTSLDLERTAQELAEFTVPGFADGAAVDILESVLRGEEGSRWTGTGIPLMRAIAVCAVEALSSLEPTPVGETFVRTEKAHETLLHRYCLRQGRPVLVSRMRNDDFIKVAPTESAAAKMRAAGVHSYLAVPLIARGLLLGSVDFVRGPGTPPFSTTDLALAEQLASQAAVYIDNARLYGREREHVVSLQRTLLPRATPVTPGLRVQAEYAPSTGHHGVGGDWYDVMALPGGRTALMVGDVMGHGLPAAATMGRLRAVARTLMTLDMSPERVLARLDLATRDLEDEQVATFLCAVFDPADSTYTLASAGHLPPLLLDGQGSAEFVDVPVGAPLGAGVIPYDRIRLEVPAGAHLVMYTDGLVKSRHQDVDHQLHGLRSAARGLSPEALESGGLFERAPADAARFDEVVLLVATTAPAADDAPATPADLREWPLPQEGRAASVARGLVTDQLAVWDLTELADVFELVVSELVGNALRYGNGPGRLRLLRGDRLIVEVSDTGPDLPQIQHADLGDEGGRGLQLINMLCRRWGSSRTATGKVVWAEHDLPH encoded by the coding sequence GTGAACGGCGGCAAGGGGAGACGACGTCTGGCGGCCCGCGCCTCGGCCGGGAGGGGCGCCGGATCGCACCGTACGGCCGCCGCCCGCAGGCGGCTCGGACGGACCGGCGGCGAGGTCCCCCTGGACCGGCTCACCACGCGCGGCCGGCTCGCCTGGCTGAACTCCGCAGGCTCCAGGATCGGCACCAGCCTCGACCTGGAGCGCACCGCCCAGGAACTGGCCGAGTTCACCGTGCCCGGCTTCGCCGACGGAGCCGCCGTCGACATCCTGGAGAGCGTCCTGCGGGGCGAGGAGGGCTCACGCTGGACCGGCACGGGCATTCCGCTCATGCGGGCCATCGCCGTGTGCGCCGTCGAGGCGCTGTCCTCCCTGGAACCCACTCCGGTGGGCGAGACCTTCGTCCGCACCGAGAAGGCGCACGAGACGCTGCTCCACCGCTACTGTCTGCGCCAGGGCAGGCCGGTCCTGGTGAGCCGGATGCGGAACGACGACTTCATCAAGGTCGCGCCGACCGAGAGCGCCGCGGCGAAGATGCGCGCCGCAGGAGTGCACAGCTATCTCGCCGTGCCGCTGATCGCCCGCGGGCTGCTGCTCGGCAGCGTGGACTTCGTCCGCGGCCCCGGAACACCGCCGTTCTCCACCACCGACCTCGCACTGGCGGAACAGCTGGCCTCCCAGGCCGCCGTCTACATCGACAACGCCCGGCTGTACGGGCGCGAGCGCGAGCACGTCGTCTCGCTGCAGCGGACGCTGCTGCCCCGCGCGACGCCGGTGACGCCCGGGCTGCGCGTCCAGGCCGAGTACGCGCCCTCGACGGGCCACCACGGCGTGGGCGGGGACTGGTACGACGTGATGGCCCTGCCCGGCGGACGTACCGCCCTCATGGTGGGCGACGTCATGGGCCACGGGCTGCCCGCCGCCGCCACCATGGGGCGCCTGCGGGCCGTGGCCCGCACCCTCATGACCCTGGACATGTCCCCGGAGCGCGTCCTGGCCCGGCTCGACCTCGCCACGCGTGACCTGGAGGACGAACAGGTCGCCACCTTCCTGTGCGCCGTGTTCGACCCGGCCGACTCCACCTACACGCTGGCCAGCGCCGGGCACCTGCCACCGCTGCTCCTCGACGGGCAGGGCTCCGCCGAGTTCGTCGACGTGCCGGTCGGCGCGCCGCTCGGCGCGGGAGTGATCCCGTACGACCGGATCCGTCTCGAAGTCCCGGCGGGCGCCCATCTGGTCATGTACACCGACGGTCTCGTCAAGTCCCGGCACCAGGACGTGGACCACCAGCTGCACGGTCTCCGCTCGGCGGCGCGCGGCCTCTCCCCGGAGGCTCTCGAGAGCGGCGGCCTGTTCGAGCGGGCTCCCGCCGACGCCGCCCGTTTCGACGAGGTCGTGCTCCTCGTGGCGACGACCGCGCCGGCAGCCGACGACGCCCCGGCCACCCCGGCCGACCTGCGCGAGTGGCCGCTGCCGCAGGAAGGCCGCGCGGCATCCGTCGCCCGGGGCCTGGTCACCGACCAGCTCGCCGTGTGGGACCTGACCGAGCTCGCCGATGTCTTCGAACTCGTCGTCTCCGAACTCGTCGGCAACGCCCTCCGCTACGGCAACGGCCCCGGCCGACTCCGCCTGCTGCGCGGCGACCGCCTCATCGTCGAGGTCTCCGACACAGGCCCCGACCTCCCCCAGATCCAGCACGCGGACCTCGGCGACGAGGGCGGCCGTGGCCTCCAGCTCATCAACATGCTCTGCCGCCGCTGGGGCTCCAGCCGCACCGCGACCGGCAAGGTGGTCTGGGCGGAACACGACCTGCCCCACTGA